The following are encoded in a window of Diorhabda sublineata isolate icDioSubl1.1 chromosome 3, icDioSubl1.1, whole genome shotgun sequence genomic DNA:
- the LOC130441196 gene encoding ras-like GTP-binding protein Rho1 isoform X2 produces the protein MAAIRKKLVIVGDGACGKTCLLIVFSKDQFPEVYVPTVFENYVADIEVDGKQVELALWDTAGQEDYDRLRPLSYPDTDVILMCFSVDSPDSLENIPEKWTPEVKHFCPNVPIILVGNKKDLRNDPNTINELKKMKQEPVKPQDGRSMAEKINAFAYLECSAKSKEGVREVFENATRAALQVKKRKKHRCVIF, from the coding sequence ATGGCtgcaataagaaaaaaattggtgaTAGTTGGTGACGGAGCCTGTGGAAAAACCTGTCTTCTAATAGTTTTTAGTAAAGATCAGTTTCCCGAGGTATACGTACCTacagttttcgaaaattatgtGGCGGATATTGAGGTGGACGGTAAGCAGGTAGAACTCGCCTTGTGGGATACTGCAGGACAAGAGGATTACGACCGTCTGCGACCCCTATCATATCCAGACACAGATGTAATTTTGATGTGCTTCTCAGTTGATTCTCCAGATTCGTTAGAAAATATCCCGGAAAAATGGACTCCCGAGGTAAAACACTTTTGCCCGAATGTACCCATTATTCTAGTTGGGAATAAAAAAGATCTACGTAATGATCCGAATACAATCAACgaactcaaaaaaatgaaacaggaaCCAGTAAAGCCTCAAGATGGAAGGTCCATGGCAGAAAAAATTAACGCTTTTGCATATTTGGAATGTTCTGCTAAAAGTAAGGAAGGTGTCAGAGAAGTATTTGAAAATGCTACTAGAGCTGCATTGCAAGTGAAAAAGAGGAAGAAGCATCGTTGTGTAATATTTTAA
- the LOC130441619 gene encoding proteasome subunit alpha type-5: MFLTRSEYDRGVNTFSPEGRLFQVEYAIEAIKLGSTAIGICTSEGVVLAVEKRITSPLMEATTIEKIVEVDKHIGCAVSGLMADSRTMIDRARVECQNHWFVYNENISVESCAQGVSNLAIQFGDSDDDGAAMSRPFGVAILFAGIDEKGPQLYHMDPSGTYVQFDAKAIGSGSEGAQQSLQEAYHRSMTLEEATTTALTILKQVMEEKLNSSNVEVMTMTPKDLFHMFTKEQVEEVIAKLK; the protein is encoded by the exons atgtttCTAACTAGAAGCGAATATGATCGAGGAGTAAACACCTTTTCGCCGGAAGGGCGACTATTTCAAGTAGAATATGCTATAGAAGCTATTAAATTAGGCTCTACAGCTATTGGAATATGTACCAGTGAAGGGGTAGTATTGGCAGTGGAAAAACGTATTACTTCCCCATTAATGGAAGCTACCaccattgaaaaaattgtggaagTTGACAAGCATATTGGATGTGCAGTGTCAGGTCTTATGGCTGATTCAAGGACCATGATAGATCG AGCTCGTGTAGAATGTCAGAATCACTGGTTCGTctacaatgaaaatataagtGTAGAATCCTGTGCTCAAGGAGTATCAAATTTAGCTATACAGTTTGGTGATTCAGATGATGATGGTGCCGCTATGTCAAGACCATTTGGAGTGGCCATTTTATTTGCAGGTATAGATGAAAAAGGACCTCAATTATATCATATGGATCCCTCCG GTACATATGTACAGTTTGATGCCAAAGCTATTGGATCAGGTTCAGAGGGAGCTCAACAAAGCTTACAAGAAGCTTACCATCGTAGTATGACTTTGGAAGAAGCTACTACTACTGCTTTGACAATTTTGAAGCAAGTAATGGAAGAAAAACTCAATTCCTCTAATGTTGAAGTTATGACAATGACTCCTAAAGATTTGTTTCATATGTTTACTAAGGAACAGGTGGAAGAGGTAATTGCTAAACTTAAGtag
- the LOC130441195 gene encoding tRNA selenocysteine 1-associated protein 1, protein MTSMVHCQLWMGNLEPYMTETFILTAFRKMGENPISVKIMRSKFTGEPAGYCFVHFANDEEAIDAMHKLNSKPIPNTNPMVRFRLNNASNTGRSLIDREFSVWVGDLSPDVDDYNLYRVFSSKYNTIKTAKVILDSSGFSKGYGFVRFGSDEEMKDSLSTMNGYIGLGTKALKICNAVPKPKGALTPGSSNSNSTNQSSTDFSQYYDPTTYWQNYASWQPQGYYEQTTDQQITHEGTNSYAERKEDDLDLIEHTTPLDIDKMNRDKIDADCNLWDALECSKWLPYEALEAAQ, encoded by the exons atgactaGCATGGTACATTGTCAGTTGTGGATGGGCAAC ttggAACCCTACATGACTGAAACATTCATATTAACGGCTTTTCGAAAAATGGGAGAAAATCCTATAAGCGTAAAAATTATGCGTAGTAAATTTACTGGTGAACCTGCTGGATATTGCTTTGTACATTTTGCTAACGATGAAGAAGCTATTGATGCTATGCataaactaaattcaaaacCTATTCCAAATACCAATCCCATGGTTAGGTTCAGGCTAAACAATGCTAGTAATACAGGAAGGTCGCTTATCGATAGAGAATTTTCTGTTTGGGTTGGAGACTTAAGCCCTGATGTAGATGACTATAATTTATATAgagtattttcttcaaaatataatacaattaaaACAGCTAAAG TAATTTTGGATAGCAGTGGATTCAGTAAAGGGTATGGTTTTGTAAGATTTGGCAGTGATGAAGAGATGAAAGATAGTTTGAGTACAATGAATGGGTACATAGGTCTTGGAACAAAAGCTCTGAAAATATGTAATGCAGTACCTAAACCGAAAGGTGCATTAACACCTGGATCTAGCAACTCAAACTCAACAAATCAAAGTAGCACTGATTTCAGCCAGTATTATGATCCGACTACATATTGGCAAAATTACGCTTCTTGGCAACCG CAAGGTTATTATGAGCAAACTACTGATCAACAAATCACTCATGAGGGTACAAATTCATATGCCGAGAGGAAAGAGGATGATTTAGATTTAATCG AACATACTACCCCTTTGGATATAGATAAAATGAATAGGGATAAAATTGATGCAGATTGTAACCTGTGGGATGCtctagaatgttcaaaatgGTTACCGTATGAAGCATTAGAAGCTGCTCAATGA
- the LOC130441479 gene encoding uncharacterized protein LOC130441479: MTTRRSRIKGIANIPQRRKPENEKIEEKKDQLGVEAKLESKCEVNDSNLTIINDDTTKSLSEDKGLPNRSEEHTDSNEISIGVSDHVETVEKKPITEEVPSVKVPPTSSKPPITFKRKLLKGSVSLSAIHKKKKAEEVRSVAEKRQEIDTEENLSKSNENYVKTETPKLSTTENQKKSDDTTPRYTISTSESIATTGTKKTENVFQKPASVINNTSLSDTEYPLPPPSPNKANRTRIKPIPRLAHRKTSFSASESEDESRKINRNRNDSVCSTTSAITESITECFSPQRPKEVITISQPKKSTVRSDQTRKIAEARREFVRRFGFNKPERNRLTMMDLIFYNPDTNPMVNEDNTKENNTEIEVDNTINEEENVDDPSNKNDTKSDEENEMPVPQIKIGPSGEIILDEQSLVIERKEVQRKREEMEKSKVLDVDKIKTGYGIYKKHKRTKFWTASETVYFYKALNTIGTDFTLMCELFPNRTRRELKIKFKKEEKVNRNLIDKALTQPCDFDFEDLKNEIELEERELEAIKKHQEELKKLKEEVAKENQKLLTEKNQKRKAAELNNPKTYVPKPKPISEIDIPKLVETKAKEKVPLKQKTKKEKPNKDNSSRPKLPKRSKKQKLSIKTYMSDSDADESDMATQSESEEDVVLSNKPTRSGRVPKATQRYDNEFSSIASLMKQNKIPDKDRPENIEPGSIMVITEIGPNGEPVYKLYMVTPEQKATPLDVPSDVAEAIQLKKGMSAKNIMTISANVTDDEEIIAENNITISADENITTMRNIDKNMETNITIPADENVTTLRSELINKIKQNVDNNDEQNVETEKKESSIDSTLVLPEGTIEEENFNGDIGRSEDNTVENNLETDDRDEIEDTSEELVKVISIEPLTDHRNLKKDKNSLNAQVIATKSDAVTLNHDFIYVNQEEGSISMNSEIVLEVDNDGISMKLEGELSNSRTEVLDSS; encoded by the exons atgacTACACGAAGAAGTAGAATTAAAGGGATCGCAAATATTCCTCAGAGACGTAAaccagaaaatgaaaaaattgaagaaaaaaaggatCAATTAGGTGTTGAAGCTAAATTGGAATCTAAATGTGAGGTAAATGATAGCAACTTAACTATTATAAACGATGATACGACGAAAAGTCTTTCAGAAGATAAAGGATTACCTAATCGTTCAGAAGAACATACCGACtctaatgaaatttcaattggTGTCTCAGACCATGTAGAAACTGTAGAGAAAAAACCTATTACAGAGGAAGTTCCATCAGTAAAAGTACCTCCAACAAGCAGTAAACCACCTAttacatttaaaagaaaattattaaaaggttCTGTGTCTCTAAGTGCAATTCATAAGAAGAAAAAAGCTGAAGAAGTAAGATCAGTTGCTGAAAAAAGACAAGAAATTGATACTGAGGAGAATTTGAgcaaatcaaatgaaaattatgtaaaGACGGAAACTCCAAAATTATCTACTAccgaaaatcaaaaaaagtctGATGATACAACCCCGAGGTATACAATTTCGACATCAGAAAGTATTGCAACCActggaacaaaaaaaacag aaaatgttttCCAAAAACCTGCATCAGTAATTAATAATACTTCACTTTCTGATACTGAATATCCTTTACCTCCACCCAGTCCTAATAAAGCCAATAGAACTAGGATAAAACCTATACCGAGACTAGCACACAGAAAAACTAGTTTTAGTGCTAGTGAATCTGAAGATGAGAgcagaaaaattaatagaaataggAATGATTCT GTTTGTTCAACAACATCTGCAATCACAGAATCAATCACGGAATGCTTTTCACCTCAACGCCCTAAAGAagtaataacaatttctcagcCGAAAAAAAGTACAGTTCGCTCAGATCAAACAAGAAAAATAGCAGAAGCCCGAAGAGAGTTTGTCAGAAGATTTGGATTCAACAAACCGGAAAGAAATAGACTCACTATGATGgatcttattttttataatccaGATACAAATCCAATGGT aaatgaagATAATACTAAAGAAAACAACACTGAAATCGAAGTAGATAATACCATAAATGAAGAGGAAAATGTAGATGATCCTAGTAATAAAAATGACACTAAAAGTGATGAAGAAAACGAAATGCCAGTACCACAAATAAAGATCGGTCCATCTGGAGAGATTATCCTTGATGAACAAAGTCTTGTGATTGAAAGAAAAGAAGTACAAAGAAAAAG agaGGAAATGGAAAAATCTAAAGTCTTAGATgtagacaaaataaaaactggttatggaatatacaaaaaacacaAACGAACAAAATTTTGGACTGCTAGCgaaacagtttatttttacAAAGCTCTAAATACCATCGGAACAGATTTTACTCTAATGTGTGAACTTTTTCCAAACCGAACTAGACGggaactgaaaataaaattcaagaaagaagaaaaagtaaataGGAATTTGATTGACAAAGCCTTAACACAACCATGCgattttgattttgaagatttgaaaaatgaaattgaactAGAAGAAAGAGAATTGGAAGCGATTAAAAAACATCAAGAGGAGCTGAAGAAATTGAAGGAAGAAGTGGCTAAAGAAAATCAGAAATTACTCAcagagaaaaatcaaaaaagaaaag CTGCCGAATTGAACAACCCGAAAACTTATGTTCCGAAACCAAAACCAATTTCTGAGATAGATATCCCAAAATTAGTGGAAACGAAAGCAAAAGAAAAGGTACCgttgaaacaaaaaacgaaaaaagaaaaaccaaacAAAGACAATTCTTCGAGACCTAAACTCCCTAAAAGATCTAAAAAGCAGAAGCTATCTATAAAAACTTACATGTCAGATAGTGATGCAGATGAATCGGACATGGCGACTCAAAGTGAATCAGAAGAAGATGTAGTATTATCAAATAAACCAACTAGATCTGGGAGAGTACCGAAAGCAACCCAAAGGTATGACAATGAATTTTCCAGCATAGCATCTCtaatgaaacaaaacaaaataccgGATAAAGATCGTCCAGAAAACATTGAACCCGGATCAATAATGGTTATCACCGAAATTGGTCCTAATGGAGAACCTGTGTACAAACTTTATATGGTTACGCCCGAACAAAAAGCTACTCCTTTAGATGTACCCTCTGATGTTGCCGAAGCTATACAACTCAAAAAAGGAATGTCCGCCAAAAACATCATGACCATATCTGCCAATGTTACAGACGACGAAGAAATTATTGCTGAAAATAACATTACAATATCGGCAGATGAAAACATAACTACTATGAGAAACATTGATAAGAATATGGAAACCAATATAACTATACCTGCTGATGAAAATGTTACCACACTTAGAAgtgaattaattaataaaattaaacaaaatgttGACAACAATGATGAACAAAATGTTgaaactgaaaagaaagaaagCAGTATTGATAGCACATTAGTTTTACCTGAAGGAACTATTGAAGAGGAGAATTTTAATGGAGATATCGGTCGTTCAGAAGACAACACAgtggaaaataatttagaaactgATGATAGAGATGAAATTGAAGATACTAGTGAAGAGCTTGTCAAAGTTATTTCAATTGAACCACTGACTGAtcatagaaatttaaaaaaagataaaaactcTCTAAATGCTCAAGTTATAGCTACAAAATCGGATGCTGTTACTTTGAATCATGACTTTATTTATGTAAATCAAGAAGAGGGTTCTATATCTATGAATTCAGAAATAGTTTTAGAAGTCGATAATGATGGTATTAGTATGAAATTAGAAGGTGAATTGAGTAATTCAAGAACAGAAGTGTTGGATAGTTCCTAG
- the LOC130441480 gene encoding phosphatidylinositol-glycan biosynthesis class X protein-like yields MYSLVVSIFIICIKILKVTCESSDCLTLKTSITQKIEHEGFHREIWWLLETSEPSTDVWLNSECKLILRLDVTSGMFINPDEIGELRRMGELCALIVGQIDIEAAAHEANEHVLYIFLNNSMIDKMQVFVPFHLRYQRAQIAGDYGKVGFRNPSLLTRCPKGLNQICNKGLKVEAPCDENNNELCIWRNVSYSSYFDNVELFVPVGDLDHYPLVSIVTLLLGCAGCIYILSVLSSSHL; encoded by the coding sequence ATGTATTCCTTGGTAGTTTCGATATtcataatttgtataaaaatattgaaagtgaCGTGTGAATCATCAGATTGCTTAACGTTAAAAACTTCAATAACGCAAAAAATTGAACATGAAGGTTTTCATAGGGAAATTTGGTGGCTGTTGGAAACATCCGAACCTAGCACAGACGTTTGGTTAAATTCAGAATGTAAACTCATTCTTCGCTTAGATGTTACTAGTGGTATGTTTATAAATCCAGATGAAATTGGAGAATTGAGAAGAATGGGAGAATTGTGTGCACTTATAGTTGGCCAAATAGATATAGAAGCAGCTGCTCATGAAGCAAACGAACATgtgttatatatatttttgaataattcaatgaTTGATAAAATGCAAGTTTTTGTACCATTCCATCTTCGATATCAAAGAGCTCAAATTGCAGGTGATTATGGTAAAGTGGGTTTTCGAAATCCTAGTTTACTTACTAGGTGTCCCAAAGGCTTAAATCAAATTTGTAATAAAGGTCTCAAGGTTGAAGCTCCCTGTGatgaaaacaataatgaattatGTATATGGAGAAATGTTTCTTATTCTTCTTACTTTGATAATGTAGAACTGTTTGTTCCAGTAGGAGATTTAGACCATTATCCTCTAGTATCGATAGTTACTCTACTTTTAGGCTGTGCTGGTTGCATTTACATTTTAAGTGTGTTATCAAGCTCTCATTTATAA
- the LOC130441196 gene encoding ras-like GTP-binding protein Rho1 isoform X1, with protein MFCFCSDKEDYGKGPMAAIRKKLVIVGDGACGKTCLLIVFSKDQFPEVYVPTVFENYVADIEVDGKQVELALWDTAGQEDYDRLRPLSYPDTDVILMCFSVDSPDSLENIPEKWTPEVKHFCPNVPIILVGNKKDLRNDPNTINELKKMKQEPVKPQDGRSMAEKINAFAYLECSAKSKEGVREVFENATRAALQVKKRKKHRCVIF; from the exons ATGTTTTGTTTCTGTTCCGATAAAGAGGACTACGGAAAAG GTCCGATGGCtgcaataagaaaaaaattggtgaTAGTTGGTGACGGAGCCTGTGGAAAAACCTGTCTTCTAATAGTTTTTAGTAAAGATCAGTTTCCCGAGGTATACGTACCTacagttttcgaaaattatgtGGCGGATATTGAGGTGGACGGTAAGCAGGTAGAACTCGCCTTGTGGGATACTGCAGGACAAGAGGATTACGACCGTCTGCGACCCCTATCATATCCAGACACAGATGTAATTTTGATGTGCTTCTCAGTTGATTCTCCAGATTCGTTAGAAAATATCCCGGAAAAATGGACTCCCGAGGTAAAACACTTTTGCCCGAATGTACCCATTATTCTAGTTGGGAATAAAAAAGATCTACGTAATGATCCGAATACAATCAACgaactcaaaaaaatgaaacaggaaCCAGTAAAGCCTCAAGATGGAAGGTCCATGGCAGAAAAAATTAACGCTTTTGCATATTTGGAATGTTCTGCTAAAAGTAAGGAAGGTGTCAGAGAAGTATTTGAAAATGCTACTAGAGCTGCATTGCAAGTGAAAAAGAGGAAGAAGCATCGTTGTGTAATATTTTAA